One window of the Leishmania panamensis strain MHOM/PA/94/PSC-1 chromosome 16 sequence genome contains the following:
- a CDS encoding hypothetical protein (TriTrypDB/GeneDB-style sysID: LpmP.16.0190), giving the protein MHNEPDGRALQHIGGDVRRHSNATGSNHMLASLMEDAPRTKLSSYVTPHDAVQAQPAQHGATVVRSGSSATEGGSILFFSSVQKKGGAFTASERETYAQLHRSRVIPNVNRGRNAGNVMGSGVSAKSVTRQYAELKKDREALEIAQAKATVSGSKRSRFALDDSPSEEDEYAEEDDIGAEISTK; this is encoded by the coding sequence ATGCACAACGAACCGGATGGTCGCGCGCTACAGCACATAGGAGGCGATGTACGTCGACACTCCAATGCAACTGGATCGAACCATATGTTGGCATCTTTGATGGAGGACGCACCTCGTACGAAACTGTCCTCGTACGTCACGCCACACGACGCTGTTCAGGCGCAGCCGGCTCAGCACGGCGCAACAGTCGTTCGCTCTGGCAGCTCCGCCACAGAGGGTGGAAGCATTCTCTTTTTCAGTAGCGTGCAGAAGAAGGGCGGCGCCTTCACCGCCTCGGAGCGCGAAACgtacgcgcagctgcaccgcagtCGTGTTATCCCCAACGTCAACCGAGGTCGCAATGCAGGCAATGTGATGGGCAGTGGCGTGTCGGCCAAATCTGTGACACGGCAGTATGCTGAATTGAAGAAGGACcgcgaggcgctggagaTAGCGCAGGCAAAGGCTACCGTGTCCGGCTCAAAGCGGTCACGCTTTGCGCTGGACGACTCACcgagcgaggaggatgaatacgccgaggaggatgacATTGGTGCAGAGATCTCGACAAAGTAG
- a CDS encoding hypothetical protein (TriTrypDB/GeneDB-style sysID: LpmP.16.0200), whose amino-acid sequence MRRSQVSEARRRQALAERRFRGHRIRSGLDELGDLDAPKKRVERKDSTAALTETGDSSVTERATTETTLSNCATTGIPIPALFSTVFGEDWREWTEVKRVLFDMSATAAAKRSALGAIHIWRQRARKERELPAYVESTEVLLDAMLQDEEDALKDGPLRMCYGAAISRVVHIMTGSFASGTADTYRKRASEIGFPEEAVEVRQRVAHGALPLTSELRWVCGLVLQFLFTQYWLEQERQVYLMQHAQASSSSAAGGLRTALQRQSVSASAATPATKTSALAASQLPPSVTADDMRALLRELESDEDGEGTQGGGVTDRGDRAASGTSSPAGPAQVGEGTARQNASAGSSVTIAGWRLS is encoded by the coding sequence ATGCGTCGATCTCAGGTGAGCGAGGCACGACGCCGCCAGGCGCTGGCAGAGCGGCGGTTCCGTGGCCACCGCATCCGGAGTGGGCTCGACGAGCTTGGTGACCTTGACGCTCCCAAGAAGCGTGTTGAACGCAAAgacagcacagcagcgcttACGGAGACTGGCGACAGCTCGGTAACCGAGCGGGCTACCACCGAAACAACTCTGAGCAACTGCGCCACCACGGGCATCCCCATCCCTGCCCTCTTCTCTACTGTTTTTGGTGAGGACTGGCGTGAGTGGACGGAGGTGAAGCGAGTACTGTTTGACAtgagcgccaccgcagctgcgaaGCGGAGTGCGTTGGGGGCCATTCATATCTGGCGCcagcgcgcgcgcaaggAACGCGAGCTGCCCGCCTACGTGGAGTCaacggaggtgctgctggatgcgatgctgcaggacgaggaggacgcgctgAAAGACGGgccgctgcgcatgtgctacggcgccgccatctcgCGCGTGGTGCATATCATGACTGGCTCCTTTGCGAGCGGCACTGCCGACACGTATCGGAAGCGCGCCAGTGAGATCGGCTTCCCtgaggaggcagtggaggTGCGCCAGCGTGTGGCGCACGGggcactgccgctgacgTCGGAGCTGCGGTGGGTTTGCGGCTTGGTGCTGCAGTTCTTGTTCACGCAGTACTGGTTGGAGCAGGAGAGGCAGGTGTACCTCAtgcagcacgcgcaggcTTCTTCCTCATCTGCTGCCGGCGGACTCCGTACAGCACTACAACGTCAGTCGGTAAGCGCGAGCGCAGCTACACCAGCGACCAAGACGAGTGCACTTGCGGCTTCTCAACTACCGCCATCGGTCACCGCAGATGATATGAGGGCGCTCCTCCGCGAGCTCGAGAGCGATGAGGACGGCGAAGGCACCCAGGGCGGTGGTGTGACAGACAGAGGTGACAGGGCCGCATCGGGTACGTCATCACCTGCTGGTCCCGCCCAGGTGGGTGAAGGCACCGCCAGGCAAAATGCCTCCGCTGGCTCTTCTGTCACCATCGCAGGCTGGCGTCTGTCGTGA
- a CDS encoding mitochondrial ornithine carrier protein-like protein (TriTrypDB/GeneDB-style sysID: LpmP.16.0210): MSLRNDFISGTAGGFAGVLIEHPFDTVKVLLQSYGGTRYVGYTDCITKLIRQDGAIGFYRGVTARLIASSLEHAWVFASYKWTLRLIGAGDRPTLPQILLGGCGSGAVATVCLTPFELVKCRMQADGRKGQRQYRGSLDCAQQVFRQHGVKGFYKGGFAMLCREVPGVVVWCGTYDTLKSWMTPEGMPSESLPLWKLMIAGGCSGVAFWTALYPSDMVKTRIQVDPMYGRLSLWGAMTRIYQSEGLRALYRGWALTAVRSFPSNAVIFAVFDGCNRVLSPEPLLMVGASSTLSEPSAVS, encoded by the coding sequence ATGAGTTTGCGTAATGATTTCATCTCTGGCACCGCTGGCGGGTTTGCGGGGGTGCTGATCGAGCACCCCTTTGACACCGTGAAGGTACTCCTGCAGTCGTACGGCGGCACGCGGTACGTCGGCTACACGGACTGCATCACGAAGCTCATTCGTCAGGATGGCGCCATTGGTTTTTACCGCGGCGTGACGGCACGTCTCATCGCCTCTAGCTTGGAGCACGCCTGGGTGTTCGCGTCATACAAGTGGACGCTGCGCTTGATCGGCGCAGGTGATCGGCCCACTCTACCGCAGATACTACTGGGCGggtgtggcagcggtgcggtaGCGACGGTGTGCTTGACACCGTTCGAATTGGTCAAGTGCCGCATGCAGGCCGATGGCAGGAAGGGGCAGCGACAGTACCGCGGCTCACTGGACTGTGCCCAGCAGGTTTTTCGTCAGCACGGCGTCAAAGGGTTCTACAAGGGCGGCTTTGCCATGCTCTGCCGCGAGGTGCccggtgtggtggtgtggtgcgGCACGTACGATACTCTGAAGAGCTGGATGACGCCAGAGGGAATGCCGAGTGAGAGCTTGCCATTGTGGAAGCTCATGATAGCAGGTGGGTGCAGTGGCGTTGCCTTCTGGACCGCCTTGTACCCCTCCGACATGGTCAAAACCCGCATCCAAGTGGACCCCATGTATGGCAGGCTGAGCCTGTGGGGGGCGATGACGCGAATATATCAGAGCGAGGGCCTGCGCGCTCTCTATCGAGGCTGGGCCCTCACGGCCGTGCGCTCCTTCCCCTCTAACGCAGTCATCTTCGCCGTCTTTGATGGCTGTAATCGCGTGCTATCGCCAGAGCCTTTACTGATGGTCGGTGCGTCATCCACGCTGAGTGAACCCAGTGCAGTATCGTAA